The Butyricimonas faecalis genomic sequence CAGGCTGAACCTGACAATAAACAGGAAGCCGATTGCCGACTGGTTCAGGGAGCAATGGCACAGGCTTAGATATGGAGCAAGAGTGCCGCAACAGGAAGAAAGAAAAAGTAGAGGATTCAAATTATAATAGAAGCAATTTGATTAGTAATCTAAAAGCACTCCGATAACGATTAGAGTGCTTTTAGATTACTAATCATTAATTATCAAAGCAAGTGCAGTTTAAGATTTTACTGGAGAGCGTAAATTAAAGTGTGTCAAGTAAGGTAAAAAATAATAACTTTAGACACACTTTTTTATTATGAGCGAAAGATTTGATTACGAACAGTTCAAGGCGAACGCCATAGAACAATTGAAGGCGGGAGTACCACTATCCGGCAAGGACGGAGTATTGGCACCGCTGTTGGAGAATCTGCTTAACAGCGCGCTGGAAGGAGAGATGGACAGCCATCTGGAAGGAGTAGAACGGGAGTACGGGAATCGGCGCAACGGGCACATGAGCAAGCAGGTCCAGACCTCGATGGGCGAAATAACGATCAACACGCCGCGGGACAGGGACGGGACATTCGACCCGCAGGTTGTCCGGAAGAGGGAGAAGATACTGGCGGACTCATTGGCGGACAGGATAATAGGGCTGTATGCCATCGGGAACAGCACGAGGGAGATAAGCGACATACTGGAGGAGCAGTTCGGGAACAGGATATCGGCGGAGACGATCAGCAGCATCACGGACAGGGTGCTGCCGGAGATCCAGGCATGGAAGAGCCGGGCGCTGGAAAGCGTCTATCCCATAGTATGGCTTGATGCGGTGCATTATAAGGTGATGGACGAGAAGAACCGTCCTGTGACCAGAGCCATATATAATGTTCTGGCAATCAATTCGGAAGGCCGCAAGGAATTGCTCGGGATGTACATATCCAAGAGCGAGGGTGCGAACTTCTGGCTGGGTGTCCTGACCGACCTCCAGAGCAGAGGAGTCCGGGACATCCTCATAGCGTGCGTTGACGGGCTGAAGGGTTTCCCGGATGCGATAGCGAGCGTCTTTCCCGAGACCACGGTGCAGTTGTGTATAGTCCACCAGATACGCAACTCGATAAAGTATGTGGCCAGCAAGCGGCAGA encodes the following:
- a CDS encoding IS256 family transposase, encoding MSERFDYEQFKANAIEQLKAGVPLSGKDGVLAPLLENLLNSALEGEMDSHLEGVEREYGNRRNGHMSKQVQTSMGEITINTPRDRDGTFDPQVVRKREKILADSLADRIIGLYAIGNSTREISDILEEQFGNRISAETISSITDRVLPEIQAWKSRALESVYPIVWLDAVHYKVMDEKNRPVTRAIYNVLAINSEGRKELLGMYISKSEGANFWLGVLTDLQSRGVRDILIACVDGLKGFPDAIASVFPETTVQLCIVHQIRNSIKYVASKRQKEFMKDLKQVYQAVNKDAAEQALDELELKWGEDYPIVIKSWRDNWERLSAYFQYSEHIRRIIYTTNTVEGYHRQLRKVTKNKGVFPNDTALEKLVFMAFTRIRRKWTQPVQNWGQTAQQLAILFPDRFRILS